Proteins encoded in a region of the Flavobacterium sp. MDT1-60 genome:
- a CDS encoding gliding motility-associated C-terminal domain-containing protein gives MVEKYTNFLRVILFFVFLSFFPSETFAQCAGDDGEVPPICNVADVSNQTIDLFAFLNGLPLTGGEWTDDNGSGGLNATTGILNAHLIRRSGTFNYTYTVEGFGLCPDNSATVKVTIGGYSGVSSPNVSVCSAVETFNLFSAFDGEYLAPHSNGQWHNDTTNQNIGPNLPVKNLRGTFQFTYTMPAFGTCPAMSSTAKVTVIRAPESGTANRVSLCGSDGLTAYTDYDLFNSLSGEDAGGVWRDNSNTGELTTVGDHNIDIQKIFNRLGAGDYSFTYTVASTNPICSNESTSIRIRLERKLDFTDAKVTVDSDICETEIPTATYSVTITKGATTIPNGSYYVSFNVSGPNGGSETIMANFTNGVLIFPINSDYFQGVGNFTVSINDIYSVNSERACKNIINNLSDVLSIYPIPDLTGAKIAPITTCQNSNTLVSISDAARIINGDYDIVYNISGANNASSQIARVTFVGGSASFTMPSILNSQSGTGEIKITNITHVISQCTNSADLKGTILINPLPNVPTLRIQINDVCFGSPVTASVSGLGSLTNVTLSYVLTGSNLAAVQTVTLTATNGSASFVVPAGLLINTGSTTATVTNLINNTTTCGINITGVADPFSLNPIPVAPTAGNQSFCKSDLATIASLEPKGTQYKWYNSATLTTPLANTYVLKEENYYVTETTLNCTSSATMIIVTLKDTPAPELNPDGQNFCGLDAPTIADLSNNTNVPSSVVWYDAPKNGYLFPPTTALVDKKKYYAFDFSTENCLSYDYTEVTVSLTDCDVVPPDFFIPDGFSPNGDGVNDVFVITNIDFLFPDYQIEIFNRYGNGMYRGGKDKPGWDGINYETQGLNHGTAPNGVYFYVIHFNKGNTPPKQGRLYLNR, from the coding sequence ATGGTTGAAAAATACACTAATTTCTTACGAGTAATTTTGTTTTTCGTCTTTCTTTCATTTTTTCCTTCGGAAACTTTTGCACAATGTGCCGGTGATGATGGAGAAGTGCCTCCAATTTGTAATGTTGCTGATGTGAGCAACCAAACAATAGATTTATTTGCTTTCTTAAATGGTTTACCACTTACAGGAGGTGAATGGACTGATGATAACGGTTCTGGTGGACTAAATGCAACTACCGGAATTTTAAATGCACATCTTATTCGTCGTAGTGGGACTTTTAATTATACTTACACTGTTGAAGGTTTTGGTCTTTGTCCGGATAATTCAGCTACTGTTAAAGTAACGATAGGAGGATACTCAGGAGTTTCATCTCCAAATGTTTCTGTTTGTAGTGCTGTTGAGACTTTTAATCTTTTCTCTGCTTTTGATGGTGAATACTTAGCACCGCATTCTAACGGACAATGGCATAACGATACTACAAATCAAAATATTGGTCCCAATCTTCCTGTAAAAAATTTGCGTGGAACTTTTCAGTTTACTTATACGATGCCTGCTTTTGGTACTTGTCCTGCCATGTCATCAACCGCAAAGGTTACTGTTATCAGGGCACCTGAGTCAGGAACTGCTAATAGAGTATCATTATGTGGGAGCGATGGTTTAACGGCTTATACAGATTATGATTTGTTTAATTCACTTTCCGGAGAAGATGCAGGTGGCGTTTGGAGAGATAATAGCAATACCGGAGAATTAACCACTGTCGGAGATCATAATATTGATATACAAAAAATATTCAACAGATTGGGAGCAGGGGATTACTCTTTTACTTATACTGTTGCTTCAACAAACCCAATTTGTTCAAATGAGTCGACCTCAATCAGAATCAGACTTGAGCGAAAACTTGATTTTACAGATGCCAAGGTTACAGTTGATTCGGATATATGCGAAACAGAAATCCCAACAGCGACTTATTCTGTAACTATTACTAAAGGCGCTACAACTATTCCTAATGGTAGTTATTATGTCTCGTTTAATGTTTCCGGACCAAATGGAGGATCAGAAACGATAATGGCAAATTTTACGAATGGCGTACTTATTTTCCCAATAAATTCAGATTATTTTCAAGGGGTTGGAAATTTTACTGTAAGTATTAATGATATATATTCTGTAAATAGCGAAAGGGCTTGTAAAAATATCATCAACAATTTATCAGATGTACTAAGTATATATCCAATTCCGGATTTAACAGGAGCAAAAATTGCACCCATAACGACTTGTCAAAATAGCAATACATTAGTTAGTATTTCTGATGCTGCAAGAATTATAAATGGGGATTATGATATTGTATATAATATTTCAGGTGCTAATAATGCATCTTCCCAAATAGCAAGAGTTACATTTGTGGGAGGAAGCGCGAGTTTTACAATGCCTTCGATCTTAAATTCGCAAAGTGGTACAGGAGAAATTAAGATTACGAATATTACTCATGTAATTTCACAATGTACAAACAGTGCAGATTTAAAAGGTACAATTCTTATAAATCCACTTCCTAATGTACCCACTTTAAGAATCCAAATTAATGATGTTTGTTTTGGATCACCTGTTACAGCTTCAGTTTCAGGATTAGGAAGTTTAACTAATGTTACACTGTCTTATGTGCTAACAGGAAGTAATCTGGCAGCAGTACAGACAGTCACTTTAACTGCAACAAATGGTAGTGCAAGTTTTGTAGTTCCGGCGGGGTTACTTATAAACACAGGATCTACAACAGCAACAGTTACCAATTTGATAAATAACACAACAACTTGTGGTATCAATATTACAGGTGTGGCAGATCCTTTTTCATTAAACCCTATTCCTGTCGCACCAACTGCAGGTAATCAGTCTTTTTGCAAGTCAGATTTGGCTACCATTGCTAGTTTAGAGCCAAAAGGAACGCAATACAAATGGTATAATTCCGCAACATTAACAACTCCTCTTGCCAATACTTATGTTTTAAAAGAGGAAAATTATTATGTAACAGAAACAACTTTAAATTGTACATCATCGGCAACTATGATTATAGTTACACTAAAAGATACTCCGGCTCCGGAACTTAATCCGGACGGACAAAATTTCTGCGGATTAGATGCGCCAACAATTGCAGATTTATCAAATAATACAAATGTACCTTCGTCAGTTGTTTGGTATGATGCTCCAAAAAATGGATATCTATTTCCTCCAACAACTGCCTTAGTTGATAAAAAAAAGTATTATGCCTTCGATTTCTCAACAGAAAATTGTCTTTCCTATGATTATACCGAAGTTACGGTATCCTTAACGGATTGCGATGTTGTACCACCAGATTTCTTTATTCCGGATGGATTCTCTCCTAATGGTGATGGGGTAAATGATGTATTTGTTATTACGAATATTGACTTTTTATTTCCGGATTACCAAATTGAAATTTTTAATAGATATGGGAACGGAATGTACAGGGGAGGAAAAGACAAACCGGGCTGGGACGGAATAAATTATGAAACACAGGGGCTTAACCACGGCACTGCACCAAATGGAGTTTATTTTTATGTTATCCATTTTAATAAAGGCAACACGCCTCCTAAACAAGGACGTCTTTATTTAAATCGATAA
- a CDS encoding PDZ domain-containing protein: MKKYFMLFFGLFTPFLLLAQEDFSIEDHRTKVVIPFKLINNLVFIPIKVNGIELNFLLDSGVEETILFSMEEKKEVSFKNVEKIKLRGLGSEEEIEGLKSTNNTLETHGLRSHNHLLYIILDQNFNLSSHIGIPVNGIIGYQFFKNNLVEINYQKKKVIIHTNNEKNQKRIDKKFKTVPITIERAKPYILANAVVDSVNIAAKLLIDIGNSDAFWIFDNNKIKLPKKNFPDFLGKGFSGDVEGHRAKIKKFSVDEFDFKNPIVAFPDSTSIRNVRMVPGRIGSVGGEVLKRFTVILDYEDKKMFLKKNSKFSEPFTYNKSGITVQHNGLQWVQETVHLETVRVVTSPSEAGFNDSKNNDFKYKFSLKPVYEIVNIRKHSAAEKCGLKAGDIIVSINQTTPYKYSLQQINMLLKSEEDVWITLEVERNSLILKFRFKLEDEL, from the coding sequence ATGAAAAAATATTTCATGCTGTTTTTTGGGCTTTTCACACCTTTTTTGCTTTTGGCTCAGGAAGATTTCTCGATCGAAGACCACCGTACTAAGGTAGTTATACCTTTTAAACTCATTAATAATCTTGTTTTTATTCCGATAAAAGTCAATGGAATCGAGTTGAATTTCTTGTTAGATTCAGGAGTCGAGGAAACCATCTTGTTTAGTATGGAAGAGAAAAAAGAGGTTAGCTTTAAAAATGTAGAGAAGATAAAGTTAAGAGGGTTAGGAAGTGAAGAAGAAATCGAGGGGCTAAAATCAACCAATAATACATTAGAAACTCATGGATTAAGATCTCATAATCATTTGTTGTATATTATTTTAGATCAAAATTTTAATTTGTCTTCTCATATCGGAATTCCTGTAAATGGTATTATTGGGTATCAATTTTTTAAAAATAATTTAGTTGAAATTAATTATCAGAAGAAAAAAGTCATTATACATACCAACAACGAAAAAAATCAAAAGAGGATAGACAAAAAATTTAAGACAGTTCCTATTACTATCGAAAGGGCGAAGCCTTATATTCTTGCAAATGCTGTTGTTGATAGTGTTAACATTGCTGCTAAATTATTAATTGATATTGGTAATAGTGACGCTTTCTGGATTTTTGACAACAACAAAATTAAATTGCCTAAAAAGAATTTTCCTGATTTTTTAGGAAAAGGATTTAGTGGTGATGTAGAAGGTCATCGGGCTAAAATTAAGAAGTTTTCTGTTGATGAATTTGATTTTAAGAATCCAATTGTTGCTTTTCCTGATTCAACTTCTATTAGAAATGTCAGAATGGTTCCGGGGCGTATTGGTTCAGTAGGTGGTGAAGTTTTAAAGCGATTTACTGTTATTTTAGATTATGAAGATAAAAAGATGTTTCTTAAAAAAAACAGTAAATTTTCAGAACCTTTTACCTACAATAAAAGTGGTATTACGGTACAGCATAATGGTTTGCAATGGGTTCAGGAAACAGTACATTTAGAAACCGTTCGAGTGGTTACTTCACCAAGTGAGGCTGGTTTTAATGATAGTAAGAATAATGATTTCAAATATAAGTTTTCATTAAAACCTGTTTATGAAATCGTAAACATCCGTAAGCATTCTGCAGCAGAAAAATGCGGTTTAAAAGCTGGGGATATTATTGTTAGCATTAATCAGACAACACCATACAAATATTCATTGCAGCAAATTAATATGCTATTAAAATCGGAAGAAGATGTGTGGATTACTTTGGAGGTAGAACGCAATAGTTTAATTTTAAAATTCAGGTTTAAACTGGAAGATGAATTGTAA
- a CDS encoding pyridoxal phosphate-dependent aminotransferase: MPTISHKGRNMPESPIRKLAPYADIAKQKGHKVYHLNIGQPDIKTPEVAIEAVKNIDLSIIEYSPSAGYESYRKKLAKFYQRQNVNVNSEDIIITTGGSEALLFALATITDPGDEIIIPEPFYANYHAFASSTSATVIPLVSTIETAFALPGIEEVEKLITSKTKAILICNPGNPTGYLYSESEIKQLAGLIKKHDLYLIADEVYREFLYDGDDVHFSVMNLDDVQQNVIMVDSVSKRYSMCGARIGCLVTKNAAVLATVMKFAQARLSPPTIEQIACEAAIDTPQSYFDEVISEYKSRRDTLITELNKIEGVIVTKPKGAFYCIAQLPIENSEDFAQWLLESYDLNGETVMVAPAAGFYSTPGMGLNQVRIAYVLNKKDLIKAVNVLKEALLVYNKR, translated from the coding sequence ATGCCAACAATTTCACACAAAGGCAGAAACATGCCCGAATCACCGATACGCAAACTAGCTCCTTATGCAGACATTGCAAAACAAAAAGGACATAAAGTGTATCACTTAAACATTGGTCAACCGGATATAAAAACACCCGAAGTGGCCATCGAGGCGGTAAAAAATATTGATTTAAGTATTATAGAATACAGTCCGTCTGCCGGATATGAAAGTTATAGAAAAAAATTAGCAAAATTTTACCAGCGTCAAAACGTAAATGTTAACTCAGAAGACATCATTATAACTACTGGTGGATCTGAAGCCTTATTATTTGCATTGGCCACTATTACAGACCCGGGAGATGAAATCATTATCCCTGAGCCTTTTTACGCTAATTATCATGCCTTTGCATCATCAACAAGTGCAACAGTAATACCTCTTGTTTCGACTATCGAAACGGCATTTGCTTTGCCTGGTATCGAAGAGGTTGAAAAGTTAATTACTTCAAAAACGAAAGCCATTTTAATCTGTAATCCTGGAAACCCAACAGGTTATTTATACTCTGAATCAGAAATTAAACAATTAGCAGGTTTAATCAAAAAACATGATTTGTATTTAATCGCAGATGAAGTTTATCGCGAATTCTTATACGACGGAGATGACGTTCATTTTTCTGTGATGAATCTGGATGATGTACAGCAAAACGTAATTATGGTAGATTCTGTTTCAAAACGTTACAGTATGTGTGGTGCAAGAATTGGCTGTCTGGTTACTAAAAATGCAGCTGTTTTGGCAACTGTAATGAAATTTGCCCAGGCACGTTTAAGTCCGCCAACTATCGAACAAATTGCTTGTGAAGCTGCTATAGATACACCACAAAGCTATTTTGATGAAGTGATATCAGAATATAAAAGTCGTCGTGATACTTTAATCACCGAACTTAATAAAATTGAAGGTGTAATTGTAACGAAACCAAAAGGTGCTTTTTATTGCATCGCGCAATTGCCAATCGAGAATTCTGAAGACTTTGCACAATGGCTTTTAGAAAGTTACGATCTTAATGGTGAAACTGTTATGGTTGCTCCGGCTGCCGGTTTTTATTCAACTCCGGGAATGGGATTGAATCAGGTAAGAATCGCGTATGTTTTAAATAAAAAAGATTTGATTAAAGCTGTAAATGTTTTAAAAGAAGCACTTTTAGTTTATAATAAAAGATAA
- the folE gene encoding GTP cyclohydrolase I FolE, translating to MTNNEDFLDEIGDNHFSSNAKNPVRQDAFDLTDDEKIERIKKDVENILQTLGMDLTDDSIKGTPNRVAKMFVKEIFGGLNPSKQPKASTFDNNYKYGEMLVEKNITVYSTCEHHLLPIIGRAHVAYISSGRVIGLSKMNRIVEYYAKRPQVQERLTMQIVQELQKALGTEDVACVIDAKHLCVNSRGIKDIESSTVTSEFGGKFKDPQTKREFLDYIKLDTQF from the coding sequence ATGACAAATAACGAAGATTTTTTAGACGAAATAGGAGACAATCATTTTAGCAGCAACGCGAAAAACCCTGTAAGACAGGATGCTTTTGACTTAACAGATGATGAAAAAATAGAAAGAATAAAAAAAGATGTCGAAAACATTCTACAAACTCTTGGAATGGATTTGACAGATGACAGCATAAAAGGTACTCCAAACAGAGTAGCAAAAATGTTTGTAAAGGAGATTTTTGGTGGCTTAAACCCTTCAAAACAACCAAAAGCTTCTACTTTTGACAATAATTACAAATACGGTGAAATGTTAGTCGAGAAAAATATCACTGTTTATTCTACCTGCGAACACCATTTACTGCCAATTATTGGTAGAGCCCATGTAGCTTATATTTCCAGCGGAAGAGTTATCGGTTTATCAAAAATGAACAGAATTGTAGAATATTATGCAAAAAGACCTCAGGTTCAGGAGCGTCTGACAATGCAAATTGTTCAGGAATTACAAAAAGCTTTAGGAACTGAAGATGTCGCCTGCGTTATTGACGCCAAACACCTTTGCGTAAACTCAAGAGGAATTAAAGATATCGAAAGCAGTACAGTAACTTCTGAATTTGGTGGAAAATTTAAAGATCCTCAAACAAAAAGAGAATTTTTGGATTACATTAAATTAGACACACAATTTTAA
- a CDS encoding four helix bundle protein — protein sequence MAKIQKFEDLEIWRMARTICQQIEFLIQNTNLKTNYSLKDQIDRSSGSIMDNIAEGFERNGNREFIQFLSIAKGSAGEVKSQSYRAFDKKLISEEQHLKLNEIVELEKNKIGAMMNYLNNCEIKGLKFK from the coding sequence ATGGCGAAAATACAAAAATTTGAAGATCTCGAAATTTGGAGAATGGCGAGAACAATCTGCCAACAGATTGAATTCCTCATACAAAACACAAATTTAAAAACAAACTATTCTTTGAAAGATCAAATTGATAGAAGTTCAGGATCAATAATGGATAATATTGCTGAAGGTTTTGAACGAAATGGCAATAGGGAATTTATTCAATTTCTAAGCATCGCAAAAGGTTCAGCAGGAGAAGTAAAATCACAATCATATAGAGCGTTTGATAAAAAATTGATTTCCGAAGAACAACATTTAAAGTTAAATGAAATCGTGGAATTAGAAAAAAACAAAATTGGAGCCATGATGAATTACTTAAACAATTGTGAAATCAAAGGACTCAAATTCAAATAA
- the cysS gene encoding cysteine--tRNA ligase, with translation MPLYTTQPLKIYNSLSGEKENFNPIHEGNVGMYVCGPTVYSNVHLGNVRTFMSFDVIFRYFLHLDYKVRYVRNITDVGHIVDDVDEGEDKIAKKARLEQLEPMEVVQRYTVDFHDILKSFNFLPPSIEPTATGHIIEQIEIIKKIIDTGIGYEANGSVYFDVVKYNETNNYGVLSGRNIEDMLANTRDLDGQSDKRNPQDFALWKKAEPEHIMRWPSPWSDGFPGWHLECTAMSTKYLGNHFDIHGGGMDLKFPHHECEIAQNEACTGQSPVNYWMHANMLTLNGKKMAKSTGNNILPGEILSGDNTILSKAFSASVTRFFMLQAHYRSILDFSDDAIVAAEKGYKRLMEAVDSLSGITASATSSIDISSWKQLCYDAMNDDFNTPILIAQLFEAVRYINLLKEGKETISAEDLKTFTTAINAFVFDVLGLSDDKAADSNNDKLEGVVNMLIAMRNQARADKNFALSDQIRDQLIGLGIQLKDGKEGTSFSI, from the coding sequence ATGCCTTTATATACTACACAGCCTCTAAAAATATACAATTCACTGTCAGGTGAAAAAGAAAATTTCAACCCAATTCATGAAGGAAATGTTGGAATGTATGTTTGCGGACCTACAGTTTATAGTAATGTACACTTAGGAAATGTGAGAACTTTTATGTCGTTTGACGTCATATTCAGGTATTTTTTACATCTTGATTATAAAGTTCGTTATGTACGTAATATTACGGATGTTGGTCATATTGTAGACGATGTTGATGAAGGTGAAGATAAAATCGCAAAAAAAGCACGTTTAGAGCAACTTGAACCAATGGAAGTTGTACAGCGCTATACCGTAGATTTTCATGATATTTTAAAGTCATTCAATTTTCTGCCGCCAAGTATAGAGCCAACAGCAACTGGTCATATAATTGAACAAATCGAAATCATCAAAAAAATTATCGATACCGGAATTGGTTATGAAGCCAACGGATCTGTATATTTTGATGTCGTAAAATATAACGAAACCAACAATTACGGAGTTTTAAGCGGTCGAAATATCGAAGATATGCTAGCCAATACCCGTGATCTTGATGGTCAGTCAGACAAAAGAAATCCGCAGGATTTTGCCCTTTGGAAAAAAGCAGAACCGGAACATATTATGAGATGGCCTTCACCCTGGAGTGATGGTTTCCCGGGATGGCATTTGGAATGTACTGCAATGAGCACCAAATATCTTGGTAATCACTTTGATATTCATGGTGGCGGAATGGATTTAAAATTCCCTCATCACGAATGCGAAATCGCCCAAAACGAAGCTTGTACAGGTCAGTCTCCGGTAAATTACTGGATGCACGCCAACATGCTAACTTTAAACGGGAAAAAAATGGCAAAATCAACTGGTAATAATATTTTACCAGGGGAGATTTTAAGCGGAGACAATACCATTTTAAGCAAAGCTTTCTCTGCTTCTGTAACACGATTTTTTATGTTACAGGCACATTACAGAAGTATCTTGGATTTTTCTGATGATGCGATTGTAGCTGCAGAAAAAGGATATAAAAGATTAATGGAAGCTGTTGACTCTTTATCAGGAATTACAGCAAGCGCAACAAGTTCTATTGATATCTCATCGTGGAAACAATTGTGCTACGACGCCATGAACGACGATTTCAATACGCCAATTTTAATTGCGCAATTATTTGAAGCCGTTCGTTATATCAATTTATTGAAAGAAGGAAAAGAAACCATTTCTGCCGAAGATTTAAAAACATTTACAACTGCAATTAATGCTTTTGTTTTTGACGTTTTAGGTTTAAGCGATGACAAAGCTGCTGACAGTAATAACGATAAATTAGAAGGTGTTGTAAACATGCTTATTGCAATGAGAAATCAAGCAAGAGCTGATAAAAACTTTGCACTTTCTGACCAAATTCGTGATCAATTGATCGGTTTAGGCATACAATTGAAAGACGGAAAAGAAGGTACAAGCTTTTCAATATAA
- the yidD gene encoding membrane protein insertion efficiency factor YidD has product MKVITPFVLLVRFYQNAISPFTPASCRFEPTCSSYMIEALQKHGLFYGGYLGMKRILSCHPWGRTGYDPVPEKKCSHKH; this is encoded by the coding sequence ATGAAAGTAATCACTCCATTTGTTTTATTAGTACGCTTTTATCAAAATGCCATTTCGCCATTTACACCAGCGTCTTGTCGTTTCGAGCCAACATGTTCAAGTTACATGATTGAAGCACTGCAAAAACATGGATTATTTTATGGCGGTTACTTAGGAATGAAACGTATTTTGAGTTGTCACCCTTGGGGAAGAACAGGCTACGATCCCGTTCCTGAAAAGAAATGTTCGCATAAACATTAA
- the lgt gene encoding prolipoprotein diacylglyceryl transferase, with protein sequence MTHALNLVWNPSEGINLGFFMIRYYSLMFVIAFGLGWYLMKKIFERENESIDKLDSLFVWTVLATLIGARLGHVLFYDWEYFRNHLLEIFLPFRFEPKFEFTGFQGLASHGAAIAIIVAMYYYSKKILKRPLLWILDRVVIPVASGAIFVRLGNFFNSEIIGHETTSAFGIRFLHDKFSKAEAVNATQIADPKEAYNAIAHDPKFAELLAQVPAKHPTQLYEGFCYIFVFAILFFLYWKTNARLKSGFLFGLFLVLLFVVRFIVEFVKESQGGIEEELGYFSTGQWLSIPFIIIGLFFIIRAQRNPLATS encoded by the coding sequence ATGACACACGCCTTAAACCTCGTTTGGAACCCTTCAGAAGGAATCAATTTAGGATTTTTTATGATTCGCTACTACAGTTTAATGTTCGTAATTGCTTTTGGTTTAGGATGGTACCTAATGAAAAAGATCTTCGAACGCGAAAATGAATCAATTGACAAACTTGATTCTTTATTTGTTTGGACCGTTTTAGCTACTTTAATAGGCGCTCGTTTAGGACATGTTTTATTTTATGATTGGGAGTATTTTAGAAATCATTTACTTGAAATCTTTTTACCATTTAGATTTGAGCCAAAATTCGAATTCACAGGTTTCCAAGGTTTAGCAAGTCATGGTGCAGCAATTGCAATTATTGTCGCTATGTACTATTATAGCAAAAAGATCTTAAAGCGTCCATTGTTATGGATTTTAGATCGTGTTGTTATTCCGGTTGCAAGTGGTGCAATATTCGTTAGGTTAGGTAATTTTTTCAATTCTGAAATCATTGGACACGAAACAACTTCTGCATTCGGAATTCGTTTTTTACACGACAAATTTAGTAAAGCTGAAGCTGTTAACGCAACTCAAATCGCAGATCCAAAAGAAGCTTATAATGCAATTGCGCACGATCCAAAATTCGCTGAATTATTAGCCCAGGTTCCTGCAAAGCACCCAACTCAATTGTATGAGGGATTCTGCTATATTTTTGTATTTGCCATTTTATTCTTTTTATACTGGAAAACAAATGCAAGACTTAAATCGGGATTCTTATTTGGATTATTTCTAGTGCTTTTATTTGTTGTACGTTTCATTGTCGAGTTCGTAAAAGAAAGTCAAGGCGGAATTGAAGAAGAATTAGGCTATTTCTCCACCGGACAATGGCTAAGCATACCTTTTATCATTATCGGTCTTTTCTTTATCATTAGAGCACAAAGAAACCCATTAGCAACATCTTAA